The DNA segment TCCTACACCAGCAGACTTTTATAAACTTGGACTTCAAAGGCACAGTGAAAGTTTAGCCGCAATGTCTGTATTAGGGCTTCCAAAGAATGACGTAATATTTTTAGGTTTTGCTGATGGCAGCACAAGATTTTTATGGAGCGATTTTTGGGATAATGGAAAACCCAGGATTAGCGGTGGAACAAATGTAGCATACTCTCCATATAAAGATGCGTACAAACCTGGTGTTGCATATACAGGTGAAAATTTAGAAAATGAGCTGCAAGATATCATGAAGTCATTTAAGCCTACAGATATTTACTATCCTTTAGCAGATGACGTACATCCCGATCACTGGGCTGTAAGCAACTTTACAAGGTATGCAATAACAGCACTTAATCTAAACGTAAAAGAGCACATGTTTTTAGTTCACCATCCACAATGGCCTGTACCATGGTTATTGATGCCAAATGATTCTCTTTTACCGCCAACAGACATGAAAGACAGCAACACTGTATGGCAAAGTATTCCTCTTTCAAAGCAAGAAGAAGCTAAAAAGGAAGAAGCCATTAAGCAGTATACATCGCAGATAAAAGTGATGGAGCCATTTTTATTGGCGTTTGTAAGGAAAAATGAGCTTTTCGGGACAAAGCCTGTCATTACGATTCCAGAAGTTGAAACGAAACCTAATTTATACGACAAAAACATGCCTTTCTCGCTTTTAAGCATACCAGCAGGTGGAATTCTCGATCAGGAAATCTATAAAAGCGCTGATCTTACAAAGCTTGCTTCATTCTACTACGACAACCACTTGTATATAGGTGTTCAAACACTGTCACCTATATCTAAAAATGTACGATACAACATCGAAATGAGGCTGTTTTACAATAACAGCATAAAGAGGATCGATTTAGGATTGGTAAATGACAAGCTCTATCAGTACAAAAAAGCCAATAATTCGCTTCTTAAATCTATAGCATCAAGACCAATAATAGACAAAAATATATTGTGGATAAAATTGAATATTCCACAAAAACAGGACTTGCGCTATATATTCATGGGTTCTGACTCAATATACAAAGGAAGACTAATCGATAAGATTCCTTGGAATTTGTACAAATTTTAGCAAAAGCGTATACCATTAAACTATGATTTAATAAGTAATCTAATACTTATTAAATCATAGTTATACATAAAAACTTTGAAAAGCAGATTATGTACTTTAAAAGCCATGGGTATGAAACTATCACTGTGGAAGATCTTTATAATTTTATGAAGTACGGCAAAATGCTTCCAAAGAAGTCTACATTTATTACATTTGATGATGGTTATCTTGGTAATTAAACTTACGCGTATTATTTCTTTCTCTCAGAAAAGAAGGAATTTAAGCGAAAATGTAGAATAAATATAAATAATGTCAAAATATGCAGAATTAAAGATTAAAACACTATACTAAAAAAGATACTTTTATGGTTATTTGTAAATTAACATTTTTTGGAGGAGAAGTAATTTGTTGTTTAGGAAGATTGTATTCTTATTAATTATAATAGAAGTGATGCAGATTGTCACATTTCCTATGGCTGATCAGCAAAGTCAACTAAATAATATTCAAAAGTCTTTGAATGAGTATAAAACAGAACAATCTCAAATAAACAGTCAAAAAAAGGGAGTTTCAAACGAATTACAAGATTTAAATAAAAAAATTAATGATACTCAAAAACAATTAAACAGCACAGAATTAAGTCTTTATGATTTAAATTTAAAATTAAATTCTATACAAGCAGAGCTTAATAATGCAAAAGAGACTGAAAACAAACAAAGAGAGTTATTAAAAGAACAAGTGCATGCAATTTATACATGTGGACAGGTAGGTTATTTAGATATATTGTTTAATTCGAAAAGTATAGATGATTTTTTGAACAGATTAGAATTGATAAAAAGTCTTCTAAGTTTTGATAATAATTTGCTTGTTGATTACCATAAACAAACTTTACTAATTAAACAGAAAGAAAATCAGATGTTTTCTTTACAGCAAACAATAAAAAAACAAGAAAATTTTTTGCAAGATAGAAATAGAGATTTACAGTATGCATTAGTATCTAGAGAGGGAATAATGAGAAGTTTGGATAAGCGAAGTCAATATATACAAGAACAAGAAAAAGAACTTGAAAGAGAATCACAACAAATAGAGAATATAATAAGAAGTGAGCAGGAAAAATCTTTAGATGCAAAAATAAATTCAAATTCAAATGCTAAGTTAGCTTGGCCTTGTATCGGTCCAATAACTTCTCCATTTGGTTATAGAGGTATAAATCCATATACCGGGCAGCCAAATGATTTTCATCCAGGAATAGATATTGGAGTTCCTGATGGAACACCAATTCGCGCTGCTGCAGACGGAATTGTCAGTTATTCAGGTTTGATGGAGGGGTATGGCAATGTAGTAATAATTAATAATGGAAATGGAATATCTACACTTTATGCGCACAATGAAAAATTACTTGTTGTCGTTGGTCAACGAGTATCAAAGGGAGAGATTATTGCATATTCCGGGCATACAGGATGGGCTACTGGTCCTCATTGTCATTTTGGTGTTTACGTTAATGGTATTCCAGTTAATCCATTGTTATACTTAAAATGAAATACTAATTAAAAAATAAATGTTTTAGGTAACTGAGGAGATTTATCATGCTTGATAGAAAACTTATAAAAAATTTTGATTTTGTTTTATTTACATTAGCTATTATAATATCAATTATAGGAGTAATTGTAATTACAAGCGCATCTCATGTTGCGGCAACAGGCTCTTTAAAACAGACTATAACCCAGTCGGTTTCAATAGTAATAGGTGTTATCGCTCTTTCGGTAATTACACTTTTTGACTACAACTTATTATCGAATTATTCTTTACAGCTTTATATCTTAAACATTTTATTATTAGTTTCTGTTTTTTTGATAGGCAAAGAGATCAATGGTGCTAAGACGTGGATTGTATTTGGTCCAATATCTTTGGAACCTGTCGAAATATCAAAAGTTTTTTTAATAATTACGTTGGCTAGTTATTTAAAAGATAAAGATGAGATTACAAATTTTAAAGAATTAATTTATCCGCTTATTTTGGTGATTATACCTTCCATTATTGTTATATTGCAACATAGTCTTGGATCGGCACTGGTATTTATTATGATTTTTATTGGTATGATTTTTATATCTGGAATAAAGTTCAGAGTTTTTTCAGAATTAATTGGTTCTAGTATAGCAATTATGCCAATAGTGTACAAGCTATTAAAACCATATCAGAGGAAAAGGCTTTTGTCATTTATAAATCCCAACCTTGATCCTTTAGGTGCTGGATATCATGTTATACAGTCGATTATATCTGTTGGATCAGGTATGTTTTGGGGCGAGGGATTATTCCATGGAACAGAGACACAATTGTTTTTTTTACCAGAGTCACAGACAGATTTTATTTTTTCAGCGTTAAGCGAAGAATTAGGATTTATTGGTTCAGCAACTTTGATTTTACTATATAGTTTGTTACTATATAGAGCTTGGAAAATCGCATATAATGCTAAGGATAAGTTTGGAAGACTAATTTCGATTGGAATACTGTCAATGTTTGCATTTCATGTCTTTGAGAACATTGGGATGGCAGTAGGTATAATGCCGATAGCAGGGATACCTTTACCATTTGTTAGTTATGGAGGAACTTCGCTGATTGTCAATATGATGTCAATAGGTTTGCTGATAAATATTGGCATGAGAAAAAATAAAATTAACTTTTGAACAAATTTTTTAAATAAATTTTTACACATTGTTCATAATTTTTTCATAAACAAAATATATAATTATACTTGAAAGTTAAAGCCTCTCCTTGACCTCCCTTATTAATAATAGCAGCCCAATTTTTTTCGGGCTGCATTTTACTTTTTAATATTATTTTCTTACAAAAAATTAACAAATTATTAAACAATTTTTTAAAACTAACGTGTATAATTAATAGTTAAGTGCTAATTTATATTTTTCACTGGAAAGGAAGGATAGGATGAAAAAGAAATACATTGCCATTATTCTTGCTTCAGTTTTAGTTGCTGGCAGTACAGCTTATTATTTTGCAAAAGTGAAAAATGCACAGAAGACATCAGGAGCTCCATACGCCACAGTGACAAGAGGAAATATAGTCATGCATATAGACGGTTCAGGAAATCTTGATGTGGATAAAAGGGTGATAACCTTAAAAGGCAATGGAACAGTGGCAAAAGTTTATCACAAAGTTGGCGATAAAGTAAAAGCTGGTGAGTTACTTTATCAAATAGAAGACGACAATTTAAATCAGCAGGTACAAAATGCTCTTATAAGTGTGGAACTTGCTCAACAGCAGCTTGATAATGATACTAAAACATATAATAACACTGTATCAAATCAAAATATTGTATCGCCATATTCAGGAATCGTTGATAGTGTAAATGTTTCAACAGGACAAAACGTCAATCCCGGAACAACTATAGCTACAATTGCCGATTATTCCAATGCGACTGTGAGAGTGCCGTTTAATGGTTCACAAATAAACGATATAAAAGTTGGTCAGACTGCGGATATATATTTATACGATTCTTTTGCTACAGTAACAGGTACTGTGACAGATGTTTCAACGCAAGCAATACCTGTCAATGGTGCGCCGTATTACTATGTAACGGTAACATTACCAAATCCAGGTGCATTGACTGATGGAACTAAGGTGCAAGTGACAGTACATACAAGTGCTGGTGATGAAAGAGCAATTCAAGACGGGACACTAAACGTCAAAACAACTAATATAGTTTCGTCACAAATACAAGGAACTGTAGCAAGTGTCAATGTAAAACAGGGGCAGAAAGTCAATGCTGGTACAATATTAGCAACGTTGACAACTAATGTAGATGATACGGCGATAAAAAGAGATCAATTGAATCTGCAGCAGGCTCAAAACAATTACAATAATCTGCAGAGTCAGCTAAATAATTTAAGCATATATGCACCGATTGATGGTGTCATCATTTCACAAAATATAAATGAAGGCGATGAACTTGGTTCAAGTTCTTATAGTGCATCTGCAAGTAGTAACACAAGTTCAAATACAAACAGCGGTGCCAACTCCAACAGTAGTGGCAATGTTGCTGTAAGCAGCTTGTCATCATTGACAAGTCAAGCGGAGACAGCCGTAATCATTAATAATAGCAATTATTCGGTAGATGTGCCTATAGACGAAACTGATATTAGTAAGATTAAAGTTGGACAAAAAGTCACATTGACGACAGACGATTTACCTGGAGAGACTTTTGATGGAACGGTTACGGAAATATCGTCTATTCCAACAATACAAAACAATGTGGCTTCTTATGATGTAACAGTATCACTGCCTTTTACAGACAAGTTGAAGTTAGGACAAACAATGAATGCTTCGATAATAGTGGCAGAGAAGGATAATGCGCTTCTATTGCCAATTGAAGCAGTTCAAACTAATGGGAATAACAAATACGTCATATTGTACGATGAGAATAATTCTAATAATGGCGGTAGAAGAAGGAATATAAGGCAAGTCCAAACAGGCCTTTACAATGACAAATATATAGAGATAGTAAGTGGATTAAACGAAGGCGATAAAGTATTGATATTTGGTGCTGCAGCAACTTCATCAAATGGCAATAGCAATCGTACTGGTTTTGGCGGATTTGGCGGCGGCGGTAATTTTGGCAGTAGAAGCTTCGGCGGTGGAGCAGGAGGAGCTGGTTTTATAGTTAGACAACAATCTGGTGGGAATAGGAGTAGAAATTAGCTATGGAGAATAACGGCAAATTAAATAAAAATGTGATCACCATGAGAAACCTGTCAAAGATATACAAGATGGGAGACAACGAAGTAAGAGCTTTGGACAACATAAACTTAACCGTCGACGAAGGAGAATTTGTATCAATAGTAGGACCATCAGGCTCAGGGAAATCCACACTGATGAATATAATAGGGTGTTTAGACGTAATGACAGAAGGAGAATACTATCTAAACGGAAACGACACAAGCAAGCTAAATGAAAACAAACTGGCTGAACTAAGATCCAGCGAAATAGGATTCATATTCCAAAGCTTCAACCTGCTTCAAAAACTTACAGCATTAGAAAATGTAGAACTTCCAATGATATACAAAGGCATACCGGCAAAAGAAAGGTACAATAGAGCAGTAGAGCTCCTTACCATGGTAGGTCTGGAAAAAAGAATACACCATAAACCTACAGAACTATCAGGAGGACAGCAGCAGAGAGTAGCAATAGCAAGAGCCTTAGCCAACAATCCGCATCTTATACTGGCAGACGAACCAACAGGAAACTTAGACTCCCAAAGCGGCAAAGAAGTCATGAAAATAATAAAAGAATTAAACGAAAGAGGCAACACCATAATACTCATAACCCACGACATAAACGTAGCAAACCAAGCAAAAAGGACTGTAAAAATAATGGACGGCAAAATATATGAATAAAAGGAAGTGCGTAAAATGGCATTGATGCAGGCAATAAAAATGTCCTTAAAAAGCATAATAGACAACAAACTAAGATCATTTCTAACCATGCTTGGAATAGTAATAGGCGTAATGTCAGTAATAGGACTGGTAAGCTTAGGACAAGGAGCCACAGAAGGAGTAACATCGCAGATAAAAAGCATGGGTTCAAACCTAATAATGGTATCAATAATGGGCAGGGGTATGGACACATCCCTGTCCTACAGCCAAGCCATGTCAATAGGAGACTCACCGTACATATCGCAAATATCCCCAATAATGAGTGCCAACGCATATGCCAAGTACGGTGACCAATCATACGAAGAAAACATAAGCGGAGTAAACGAAAACTATGCCACACTGAGAAATTTAAAATTAAGAGAAGGTAGGTTCATACTATCAATAGACAATGACATGAGGCAAAAAGTAGCAGTAATAGGCAGTAACGTAGCCAGCGATTTGTTTGGATTCACAGATCCCTTAGGCAAAACAATACAACTGGATGGAAACAACTTCACAGTAGTAGGAGTATTAGCATCAGGAGGCTCATCAATATCAAACTCCTATGACGACTCGATATTCATCCCGATAAAGACGATGTTCGTATTCCAGCGAAACAGAGGAATAACTCAGATATACCTAAGCGCATCATCAGAACAATACGTAAACATAGCACAATACCATGTAGAAAACATGCTAAACACAATATTCAAAGGTGACACAAACGCATATAGAATATTAAACCAATCAGACCTATTATCAACAGTAAACAGCGTCAGCAACACACTGTCCATGATGCTGGGCGGAATAGCAGGCATAGCATTAATAGTAGGCGGCATAGGCATAATGAACATAATGTTGGTATCAGTCACAGAGAGGACGAGAGAAATAGGCATAAGAAAAGCATTAGGAGCTAAGAAAAGGGACATACTGCTGCAGTTCATGATAGAATCGCTGACCATAAGCGGAGTAGGAGGGATAGTAGGAGTAATCTTTGGATTTATAGCATCGTATCTGATGGGACACTTTATGAACATGACGGTAAGCCCATCAATAAACACGATATTAATATCATTCTCATTTTCCCTCTTAATAGGCTTATTCTTTGGCATGTATCCTGCAAACAAGGCAGCGGGGCTTAAACCGATTGAAGCTTTGCGGTATGAGTAAAGAATGGCAATGGAAATAAACATTAACAAAAAATATACACTTATTTAACAGTTTGTTAAAAATTTTGGGCTATAATGAATTTAAAATAAAACATAAGGAGGATTTTTTATGACAGGGAAAAGCAAAAAAATCATAGCGACTGCTGTCATAAGTACGGTTCTTTTGACATCAATAGCTTTTGCTGATACGTCAACATCATCTTCACAGGCTAATTCAAATGCCTCAACAAGCCAAACAGTTAAGACAAACAAAAAGTTTGACCCGATACAAACTTTAGAAAATCTTAAGACAAAAATTGAAGAAAAGTATAGCCAAGGCAAAATAAGCCAAGATCAAGAAAATAGTATTCTGACAAAAATAAATAATGCTGAACAAAAAATACAAGCTTTTAATAATATGACGTTAGATCAAAAAAAGCAAACACTGATTGATGATTTTACAAATATCGTTAATAATCAAGTAAAGAATGGCAAGATTACACAAGACAAAGCTAATACTCTTATTAAGAATTTTACAGATAAAGTCAATAAATGGGATGGAAATGGCTATCCGCAATTCGTTGTGCGCTATTTGAAGAAGTACATGGGTGTAGTACACGAAAAATTTAGTCCTATGGGAAGATTTAAAAAAGTGCTTGATGAAGCAGTTAAGAAGAATCAAATAACGTCGACACAGGAACAGGAAATACTTAATGAGTTAAAAGGAAGTAAAACAAATACTTCTAAAAGCACAACGACAGTAAATTCAGATGTTTCTAACACATTATGATATTAATAATGATTACAGAGGACATAACATAATTAATATAACCTCCCTATAATCTGGCAGCCTAACGTTAGGTTAGGCTGCATTTTTAAAATACAGAATCATTGTAAAAAGAGGTAATCAAAATGAGGTGTCCTAATTGTAAAAGTAAAAATGTTGGTAAAATCGGAGGCAATTTGTTTTTCTGCAGAGAATGTTTTTGTGAAATTAAAATAAGAGGCAATAAATTCATAGTAAAATTGTACGATCAGGAAGGCCGTATTAAAAAAGTACAGTACGTAACATAAAGTAAAAGGGTACACAAAGTTGTGTACCCTTTAGTTATTTGTTATAAATTATTGACATATGAAGAAATTAATTATATCATATATAATGAACATATGTTAATTATAATTTAAATGGTGATAAAATTGGAAAATGTATCTTTACAAAGTTTAATAGATTTTTTAAAAAAGACTGGTGTAAAAATCACATTAACCAGATTTATACTTTTAAAGACATTTACAGACAATCCTGATGTTCATTTTGATTTTAATAGATTGCTGAAGATTGTCAAAAAAGAAGATCCTAATTATGGTGTAGCGACTCTTTATAGAAATTTGAACATGTTGGTTAAAAAAAATATAATTTCTGTCAATACAATCAATAATGTAAAATATTATGAGATTATTACACCTCAAAAGGGCAATATTCACATACATTTGATTTGTAAATATTGCAACAATGTAGAAGAGTATTTAGGTTATGAAGTCATGCAGTTTTTAAATTTAGTCAAAAATAAATATGGATTTGATATAAATTATGGCAGCATCAATGCATATGGTATATGTAAAAAATGTAAACAAAAAGTACAAGAATAAAAATTTTAAAAAAATCAATAGTAGCATCTTTATAAAACATAAGAGCTACTATTGATAAAAGTGATTTTAGTTTTGTGTTTTTATACTTAGGCTTATTAAACCAGCTAAAATAGGTATAAATGCCATTAATAAAATTGCTGATGTAACACCATTAAAATCAATGAGTATTCCAAATAATCCTACGCCAAGACCACCTATTCCTGTCCCAAATCCAAGTGCTAAGCCAGAAGCCATTGCAGCATTTTTGCTCAGCAAACTTTGAGCAAGAATGGTAGTAATTGAGAATGATGCTAAAAGCATTGTACCTGCGATAATAAGCATTATATAACTTAGAATACCGGTTGTCAGAATAAAAATGAGGAAGAAAAAGCTGGAGAGTATTAATGAAGTGGTTAAGATCAACTTTTTGCCGTATTTATCAGCTAACATTCCTCCGATAAGGCCACCAAGAGCACCTGCAAATAGCATAAAGAAAAGCAATTTGCTTGATAAAAGGACGGACACATTTTTATGTTTTAAATAAAGAGCTAAGTATGACAACATGCCATAGTATGTTAATGAACGCAATGCAACGACAATCATGATTTTAGTAAGTTCTTTCCATGATGTGCGTAGGGTTATAAGCAAAGGTGAATATTCTTTTTTCACATTTGAAGATGATGTATTATTTTTAAGAGATAAGAACAATAAAATAAAAGCAATCAAACCTGGAATTACAAAAATAGGCGTTATTGATAAACCGTATTTTTCAACAAAGGGGACAACTGTTAGTGGAGTGAGAGCCCATCCTATGTTGCCTAATGTCACGAAAAAAGCTTGATTTGTGTTTCTTTTTTCAATGGAGCTAAATTTAGTTGTCATAGCAGATGCTTGTGGATGAAAAGTAGCAGTACCAATACCGGCAATTCCAGAGATTATTAAGAGCAATGGGTAATTTTTCATTATTCCTAATAGGCTAAGTAAGACAGCCATAAACAATGTCCCAACATAGACAAACCACTTTTGGTTTTTAACATCAACGATATATCCTATTATTGGTTGTATTAATGATGATGTTATTGTAAAGACAGATACTAAAAATCCTGCTTTGCCAGCACTAAGTCCTGCAGCAATTAAAAATGGCATAAGTGTCTGAATGAAATTCATGTAATAATCATTTACCATGTGAGAAAGAGAAAGAATAAATAATTTTGTCTTGTTTGTTTTTACAATGGTCATACAAAATTCCTCCTAGACAATAGTTAGAAATCAAAATAATAAATAAGTAAAAATTACTATTTAGGATTTTATAACTATTTATAAAAAATGTCAAGTTATTTAAACTATAAATTTTGTAGGATTTTATATCAAAGATAAATAATTAAAAATTTTTATTTTATTATTGACATATGACAAAAATACTAGTAATATATAATCAAGGAATTGGTCATAAGACCAAAATAAATTTAAAGGAGTGATAGATATGCCAAGAGGAGATGGCACAGGTCCAATGGGATATGGTCCAATGTCAGGAAGAGGTATGGGATTTTGTTGTGGTCATGGCGCTCCAGGATACATGAGTGGACATGGCATTCACAGAGGATATAGAAACATGTATTACGCAACTAAAGCGCCGTTTTGGGCAAGATATGGCAGTGCTGTGGACGAGAAATCTTACCTTAATGCACAAGCCCAATACCTTAAGGACCAACTTAAATATATAGAAGACAGATTGAAAGATTTAGATGATGACGACGAAGACAAAAAGTAACAAGTAAGTATTAAGGAAAGCTGGTGGCAATCATTGCTACTGGCTTTATTTTTTTTGAAAGTGCACATAAAAATTCATGCATAATTATTTTAATTTTTATGAATATAAATGTATCAGAATAGCATAAATGAAATTTTTATTTTTAAAAAAATTATTTTGAATAATTTATTGCATAATTAACTGACATAGTTTAAACTTAATTTTGGAAGATGTTTCATTGATACAATTTATTGTTTATATAAGGATGTAGGAGGCAATTACAATAATGTTTATTGGCAACAATAAATTAAGAAGCAGACTAAGCGTAAAAAACATACTGGAAATCCTTTTTGGCACTTTTATTTATTCAATTGGGATTAATACATTTATTGTTCATGCAAAACTTTTAAGTGGTGGTGTATCGGGGATTTCCCTAATTGTGCAGTATTTGACAGGACTTCCTGCTGGATATACGATTTTCATGCTTAATATACCATTGCTTATTTTAAGCTACAAAAAAATCGGTTCTCGATTTACTTTTTATACGATATTAGGTACAGCATCTCTATCTTTATTTCTGGTATTAACTCAGTTTTTAGACAAATTAATCAATTTTGACGATCCGATATTGTTATGCCTTTACGGTGGTGTACTTACAGGTGCAGGCATGGGAATAGTTTTTGCTAATCACGGTTCTACTGGTGGACTTGATATAATATCTGTTTTAATGAAGAAAAAACATGAAAACTTTGAGATAGGCAGAACAAACCTATATATTAATTTTTTTATAGTCTTAGCTGGAGCCTTATTTATAGGACTTAAAAGTGCTTTATACACACTTGTTTCCATGTCAATAAATTCCTTTGTGCTTGATAAAACGATAAATGGTTTTAACAGGCGAAAGATGCTTTTTATAATTACAAATGAAGAAGAAAAAATTAGCAATGCAATCATGAACGATTTAAAAAGAGGTGTTACGTTTATTCAAGCTGAAGGCGCATATACAAAGACCAATCGCAGAATACTGTATTGCGTTGTATCACTTTCGCAGATTCCATATCTTAAACATTTAGTTTACAGCATTGACAGCAATGCATTTATATCAATATTAGACGTTTCTGAAGTAAGAGGGAAAGGATTTATGGATGATTTATTTTAATAAAATTTCATTGTTGAATATTTAACAAAATAGGTATATAATTTTATTATAAATACTAAGCCCAAGGGATTTACTGAGGGCAAGGGAAGGAGAAATTAATATATGGATAGGCAAATTGCAGATTTTATTGACGACGAGAAGATAAAAGCAGCTTTAAAATATGGCGAAAGTGCATCAAAAGATGAAGCACTGAGAATCATTGAAAAAGCCAAAAATTTGAAAGGCATTACGCCTGAAGAAGCGGCAGTTCTTCTAAATTTGGAGGATGATGAGCTTCTTGAAGAAATGTACAAAGTTGCAAGATACATTAAAGAGCAAATTTACGGTAACAGAATAGTTATATTTGCACCACTTTACATCAGCAATTATTGTGTTAATAATTGTAGGTATTGCGGCTATAAACACTCCAATGAGCAAGAGCGCAAAAAACTTACTATGGATGAAGTAAGACGTGAGATAGAGATACTGGAAGAAATGGGACATAAAAGATTGGCTGTGGAAGCAGGTGAAGATCCTGTAAATTGCCCTATTGACTATGTATTAGATGTGATTAAGACAATTTATGATACAAAATTAAAAAATGGCAGCATAAGGAGAGTCAATGTAAACATTGCTGCTACAACTGTTGAAAATTATAAAAAATTAAAAGATGTAGGCATAGGGACGTATATATTGTTCCAAGAGACTTACCACAGGCCAACATACGAATACATGCATCCTACAGGTCCTAAACATGACTATGACTATCATACGACTGCTATGGATAGAGCCATGGAAGCGG comes from the Thermoanaerobacterium aotearoense genome and includes:
- a CDS encoding PIG-L deacetylase family protein, whose translation is MNKKLFKWKYIFITFGLISVIIIASIMNLKTTFANLTEKKPVPNNDDPGQRILVVVPHPDDESLGMAGVIQKAIELKRPIKVVIVTDGESYKKAAQVFTGHINPTPADFYKLGLQRHSESLAAMSVLGLPKNDVIFLGFADGSTRFLWSDFWDNGKPRISGGTNVAYSPYKDAYKPGVAYTGENLENELQDIMKSFKPTDIYYPLADDVHPDHWAVSNFTRYAITALNLNVKEHMFLVHHPQWPVPWLLMPNDSLLPPTDMKDSNTVWQSIPLSKQEEAKKEEAIKQYTSQIKVMEPFLLAFVRKNELFGTKPVITIPEVETKPNLYDKNMPFSLLSIPAGGILDQEIYKSADLTKLASFYYDNHLYIGVQTLSPISKNVRYNIEMRLFYNNSIKRIDLGLVNDKLYQYKKANNSLLKSIASRPIIDKNILWIKLNIPQKQDLRYIFMGSDSIYKGRLIDKIPWNLYKF
- a CDS encoding ABC transporter ATP-binding protein; the encoded protein is MENNGKLNKNVITMRNLSKIYKMGDNEVRALDNINLTVDEGEFVSIVGPSGSGKSTLMNIIGCLDVMTEGEYYLNGNDTSKLNENKLAELRSSEIGFIFQSFNLLQKLTALENVELPMIYKGIPAKERYNRAVELLTMVGLEKRIHHKPTELSGGQQQRVAIARALANNPHLILADEPTGNLDSQSGKEVMKIIKELNERGNTIILITHDINVANQAKRTVKIMDGKIYE
- a CDS encoding efflux RND transporter periplasmic adaptor subunit, which produces MKKKYIAIILASVLVAGSTAYYFAKVKNAQKTSGAPYATVTRGNIVMHIDGSGNLDVDKRVITLKGNGTVAKVYHKVGDKVKAGELLYQIEDDNLNQQVQNALISVELAQQQLDNDTKTYNNTVSNQNIVSPYSGIVDSVNVSTGQNVNPGTTIATIADYSNATVRVPFNGSQINDIKVGQTADIYLYDSFATVTGTVTDVSTQAIPVNGAPYYYVTVTLPNPGALTDGTKVQVTVHTSAGDERAIQDGTLNVKTTNIVSSQIQGTVASVNVKQGQKVNAGTILATLTTNVDDTAIKRDQLNLQQAQNNYNNLQSQLNNLSIYAPIDGVIISQNINEGDELGSSSYSASASSNTSSNTNSGANSNSSGNVAVSSLSSLTSQAETAVIINNSNYSVDVPIDETDISKIKVGQKVTLTTDDLPGETFDGTVTEISSIPTIQNNVASYDVTVSLPFTDKLKLGQTMNASIIVAEKDNALLLPIEAVQTNGNNKYVILYDENNSNNGGRRRNIRQVQTGLYNDKYIEIVSGLNEGDKVLIFGAAATSSNGNSNRTGFGGFGGGGNFGSRSFGGGAGGAGFIVRQQSGGNRSRN
- a CDS encoding ABC transporter permease yields the protein MALMQAIKMSLKSIIDNKLRSFLTMLGIVIGVMSVIGLVSLGQGATEGVTSQIKSMGSNLIMVSIMGRGMDTSLSYSQAMSIGDSPYISQISPIMSANAYAKYGDQSYEENISGVNENYATLRNLKLREGRFILSIDNDMRQKVAVIGSNVASDLFGFTDPLGKTIQLDGNNFTVVGVLASGGSSISNSYDDSIFIPIKTMFVFQRNRGITQIYLSASSEQYVNIAQYHVENMLNTIFKGDTNAYRILNQSDLLSTVNSVSNTLSMMLGGIAGIALIVGGIGIMNIMLVSVTERTREIGIRKALGAKKRDILLQFMIESLTISGVGGIVGVIFGFIASYLMGHFMNMTVSPSINTILISFSFSLLIGLFFGMYPANKAAGLKPIEALRYE
- a CDS encoding Fur family transcriptional regulator; its protein translation is MIKLENVSLQSLIDFLKKTGVKITLTRFILLKTFTDNPDVHFDFNRLLKIVKKEDPNYGVATLYRNLNMLVKKNIISVNTINNVKYYEIITPQKGNIHIHLICKYCNNVEEYLGYEVMQFLNLVKNKYGFDINYGSINAYGICKKCKQKVQE
- the rodA gene encoding rod shape-determining protein RodA, producing MLDRKLIKNFDFVLFTLAIIISIIGVIVITSASHVAATGSLKQTITQSVSIVIGVIALSVITLFDYNLLSNYSLQLYILNILLLVSVFLIGKEINGAKTWIVFGPISLEPVEISKVFLIITLASYLKDKDEITNFKELIYPLILVIIPSIIVILQHSLGSALVFIMIFIGMIFISGIKFRVFSELIGSSIAIMPIVYKLLKPYQRKRLLSFINPNLDPLGAGYHVIQSIISVGSGMFWGEGLFHGTETQLFFLPESQTDFIFSALSEELGFIGSATLILLYSLLLYRAWKIAYNAKDKFGRLISIGILSMFAFHVFENIGMAVGIMPIAGIPLPFVSYGGTSLIVNMMSIGLLINIGMRKNKINF
- a CDS encoding murein hydrolase activator EnvC family protein, giving the protein MFRKIVFLLIIIEVMQIVTFPMADQQSQLNNIQKSLNEYKTEQSQINSQKKGVSNELQDLNKKINDTQKQLNSTELSLYDLNLKLNSIQAELNNAKETENKQRELLKEQVHAIYTCGQVGYLDILFNSKSIDDFLNRLELIKSLLSFDNNLLVDYHKQTLLIKQKENQMFSLQQTIKKQENFLQDRNRDLQYALVSREGIMRSLDKRSQYIQEQEKELERESQQIENIIRSEQEKSLDAKINSNSNAKLAWPCIGPITSPFGYRGINPYTGQPNDFHPGIDIGVPDGTPIRAAADGIVSYSGLMEGYGNVVIINNGNGISTLYAHNEKLLVVVGQRVSKGEIIAYSGHTGWATGPHCHFGVYVNGIPVNPLLYLK